GCCAGCCCGGGCCTGGACCAGGGCCTGCTCGACCAGACGCTCGATGGTGGCGTCGTTGACGACGCGGCCGTCCTTCAGCACGCCGTCGTGGCCGTGGGTGGTGAAGGGATCGAGCGCCACGTCGCACATGATGCCGACCTCGGGGGCGGCGGCCTTCATGGCCTTGATCGCCCGGCAGATGACCCCGTCTTCCTCGGCCGCCAGGCTGCCCTCGGCGTCCTTCCGGGCCCCGTCGATGTGGGGGAAGATGGCGATGCATGGGATGCCCAGCTCGCGGGCTGCAATGGCCGCCTTGGCCGCTTCGGCGATGCTCAGGCGGTCGACGCCCGGCATCGAGGCGACGGGAATCCGACCCTCGCCCTCATGCACCACCATCGACCAGATCAGGTCGGAGGGCTGCAGCGAAGTCTCGCGCACCATGCGGCGGGACCAGTCGGCCTGGCGCAGGCGGCGCAAACGGGTGGCGGGGTAGGCGGCGAGGGGCGGAACGGTCATGGGCGCGGTGTCGCGCAACGGGCAGGCGAGCGCAAGCGCCTAGGGGCGCCAGCTGCCGCTTGGCATGCAGACGTGATCGGCCGCCTCCACGGCGTCGAGCTGCTCGACCAGCAACCAGAAGTCGAAGCCGTCCGGCCGGGTGATCACCGTCATGTCGTCCGGATAGAAATCGGTCGTCGGGGCATGAGGCGGTTCGAGGTCGCGGATCTCGTGCAGGGTCCGCTCGGCCTTGCCCGCCGGCCCCCAGGCGTAGCGCTCCTTCAAGCCGGTCCCGCTGCTCGCGCTGGCGCCGGATCGCTCCAGAGTTCCCGAGCCGTCGGCGGCAAACCTGTAGCGGTCCTCAACACTCCAGTCCCCGGACGGCGTGTAGACGGTCTGGTCGATGCTGACGGACCCCCCGGCCCGCGACACCTTGCCGATCACATAGGCCTGATCTCCCGGCGCCGACCGGTCGCGGCTCTTCGCATCCCGGAACAGGCAGAGGTCCGGCTTTTCCGGATCGCCCTTCATGATCACGTAATAGCTACCGTCCGCCGCGCTGGCGGCGCCGGCCAGGGCCGACAGGGCCAGTATGCCGATCAGCAGCCGCTTCATGCCGCCGCGACCGGCCGCGGCGTCGTCGCCAGCCGCAGGAAGCCGACCGCCGGGGCCGCCAGCGACCACAGGGCCATCAGGGCCAGGCCGATGCCGGAGGCGATGAACAGGCCGATGATGCGGCCGGTGAAGGTCAGGTTCGAGACCTGCACGTCGCTGTGCAGCTCGTCGCGCCAGGCCTCTCCGAGCAGGTCGGCCAGCGCCCAGAGGCCGCAGATTCCGGCGACGAGGCCCAGCAGGAAGCCGATCCAGAAGATCTGGATCTGGAACCGGTAATGCTCGCGGAGCTGCGGGGTGGCGGACCGTCGCTGGCTGTAGGCCATGATCACCCCGACGATGCCGGGCACCCCGGCGAAGAAGATGGCGCTGAACAGCAGGCCGTAGCCGATCAGTCCCATGACCCGCTCGGTGTCGAACCGGCGGGCCTCGGCGTCCGTTAAGGTCATGCGGCTCTCCCGTCAGGCAGCGGTTGACAGCTTGGCCCCTCGGCGTCAGGTCAGCAAGCCCACGGCGTGAGGGTAACTCTTCGCGCGAGATCAGGACATCGACGCATGGATTTCTCCCTCACCGACGATCAGCGCGCCATCCAGGAGATGGCCCAGGCCTTCGCAAGGGATGAACTCGCCCCGCATGCCGCCGGATGGGATGAAGAAAGCCACTTCCCGGTTGATGTCCTGCGCCAGGCCGCCGCGCTCGGCTTCGCCGGCGTCTATGTGCAGGAAGATGTCGGCGGCTCCGGCCTGAGCCGCCTCGACGCCTCGCTGATCTTTGAGGCGCTCAGCTACGGCTGCGTGCCGACCGCCGCCTACCTGACCATCCACAACATGGCCTCCTGGATGATCGACCGCTTCGCGTCGGACGAACTGCGCCACAAATACCTGCCGCGCCTGACCACCATGGAGCTGATCGCCAGCTACTGCCTGACCGAGCCCGGCAGCGGCTCCGACGCCGCCGCCATGCGCACCAGCGCCCGGCTGGACGGCGATCATTACGTCCTGAACGGTTCCAAGGCCTTCATCTCCGGCGCCGGGGTCTCGGACGTCTACGTCGTCATGGCCCGCAGCGGGGCCGACGGCCCCAAGGGCGTCTCGGCGTTCGTCGTGGAGAAGGGCTGGGAAGGCCTGTCGTTCGGCGCCAACGAGAAGAAGATGGGCTGGAAGTCGCAGCCGACGGCCCAGGTCAACTTCGACAACGTTCGCGTGCCGGTCGAGAACCGCATCGGCGGCGAGGGCGAGGGCTTCCGCTTCGCCATGATGGGCCTGGACGGCGGTCGGCTGAACATCGCCAGCTGCTCGCTGGGCGGCGCCGCCTTCGCGTTGGACACGGCCAAGGCCTACATGGAAACCCGCAACCAGTTCGGCAAACCGCTGAAGGATTTCCAGGCTCTGCAGTTCAAGATCGCCGACATGGCCACCGACCTTCAGGCCTCGCAGCTGATGGTCCGCAACGCCGCCAGCGCCCTCGACAATCGCGACCCCCACGCCACCAAGCTCTGCGCCATGGCCAAACGCTTCGCCACCGACAGCTGCTTCGACGTCGCCAACAACGCCCTGCAGCTGCACGGCGGCTACGGCTACCTGGCCGACTACCCGATGGAGCGCATCGTCCGCGACCTGCGGGTGCACCAGATCCTCGAAGGCACCAACGAGATCATGCGGGTGATCATCGGGCGCGAGATGTTCCGGCAATAGGGCGACTTTTGCCCCGCTCGTGCGCTATCAGATGAACATGACCGAAGAACCCGAAGTCCTCACCCGCGTCGAAGCCGGCGTCGGTCGCGTCACCCTCAATCGGCCCAAAGCGCTGCATGCGCTGACCACCAACATGTGCCGGCTGATCACTGAAGCCCTGCTGGCCTGGCGCGACGACGACGCGGTCCACTGCGTTCTCATCGACCATAGCGGCGAGCGCGGCTTCTGCGCCGGCGGCGACATCCGCATGCTGGCCGAGAGCGGGGCAGGGGACGGCCGCGAGGCTCGCGAGTTCTTCCACACCGAGTACCGGCTGAACCATCTGCTGTTTGTCTATCCCAAGCCCGTGGTGGCGGTGATGGACGGGGTGACCATGGGCGGCGGTGTCGGTCTCTCCATGCCGGCCGCCGTGCGCATCGCCACCGAGCGGACCACCTTCGCCATGCCCGAGACCGGCATCGGCCTGTTCCCTGACGTCGGCGGCGGCTGGTTCCTGCCGCGCCTGCCCGGCAAGACCGGGCTGTGGCTGGCGTTGACCGGGGCGCGGATCAAGGGCGCCGACTGCATTCGGCTGGGCATCGCCACCCACTATATGCCGAGCGGGCACGTCGAGGGCTTCAAGGCCGCGCTGGCCGAGCACCCGGAGAGCATCGCCGGCGCGCTCGCCCATTTCGTCCGCGACGCCGGCCCGGCCCCGATCGAGGCGCATCTGGAAGACATCGACCGGTTCTTCGGCCGCCCGTCGGTCGAGGCCATCCTCGAAGACCTGGAACAGGACACCGGCGAATGGGCGCGAAGCACCCTCGTCACCCTCGGGACCAAGTCGCCGCAGACGATGAAAGTCGCCTTCCGCCAACTGGCCCACGGCGCCCTGTTCGACGACTTCGCCGACAACATGGTCATGGAGTACCGCATCGGCGCCCACGTCGTGCAGCGGCCCGACTTCATCGAGGGTGTCCGCGCCGTCATCATCGACAAGGACAACAGCCCGCGCTGGAGCCCCGAAACCGTCGAGGCGGTCGGCGACGACCTGCTGGACGAGATTTTCGCGCCTCTGCCCGCGAATGAGGAATGGACTCCGCTGACGTGAGCCACAATCTAGCCTAGAGAGGTCCGCAGGTCGGGGGACCGAACGAAGCAAACGTCCAGGAGAGACGAATGACGCCCCGCGTGAGTTGGCTGGCCCTGGCCGCCGTCCTGACCCTGACCGCCTGCGCCACCACCCCGCCCCCGCCGCCGCCGCCCGTGGAAGCCGGAGCGGCGCTGCCGACCTGGCTGGACGCCGCCCTGACCGATCCCAGCCGGCCGGCCGCCGACATGGCCCGCGACGTGGGCCGGCGTCCGGGCGAAACCGTCCTGTTCGCCGGCATCAAGCCCGGCATGAAGGTCGCCGACCTGATCCCCGGGGCAGGCTATTTCACCCGCATCTTCTCCAAGGCCGTCGGTCCGCGTGGCCGCGTCTACGCCTATGTGCCCGGCGAGTTCGCCGCCCAGGCCAATCGCGATCCGGCGGTCACGGTCGTCACCCAGGACCCGGCCTACGCCAATACCCGCATGATCGTCGATACGATGCCGAGGTTCTCTGCTCCCGAGAAGCTGGACGTCGTCTTCACGGCCCAGAACTACCACGACCTGCACACCACGCGGATGGGACCGGTCGATGTGCCGGCCTTCAACCGCGCGGTGTTCCGCGCCCTCAAGCCGGGCGGTCTCTACGTCGTCATCGACCACTCGGCCCAGAAGGGCAGCGGCCTGTCTGCCGTGAACAGTTTCCACCGCATCGATCCGGCCGTCGTGCGCCGGGAAGTCGAGGCGGCCGGCTTCATCTTCGACGGGCAGGGCGAGTTCCTGCGCGAGCCGAAGGACCGCATGAATGTAAGCGTCGTCGACAAAACCATCCGGGGCGAGACCGACCAGTTCGTCTACCGCTTCCGCAAGCCTGGGAGGGCACGCCGTTGAACAAGACACTGATCGCCGCTGTCGCCGGAGCGCTCGCTCTGGCCATGACCGGGGCCGTGGTCGCCGCCGACTACAGCGCCGCCCTGAACGACGCCAAGCGTCCGGCCGACCAGAAGGCCCGTGACGTCGCCCGCAAGCCCGCGGAGCTGCTGGCCATCGCCGAGGTCAATCCCGGCGACAAGGTCGGCGACTTCATCATGGGCGGCGGCTATTTCACCCGCATCTTCTCGGCCGCCGTCGGTTCGACCGGCAAGGTCTACGCCGTGCAGCCCAAGGAGTTCATCGACTTCCAGGCCAGCTATGGGACCAACCAGGACACGGTGGTCGCCGACTATGCCAACGTGGTGCCGCTGCGCCCGTCGCTCGGCGCCGTCACCTTTCCCGAGCCGCTGGACGTCATCTTCACCGCCCAGAACTACCACGACATGCACCTCAGCATGGCCCCGGAAGCCCTGGCCGGCATGGTCGACAAGGCGCTGTTCGACGCGCTGAAGCCGGGCGGCCTGCTGGTCATCGTCGATCACTACGCCGCCGACGGTTCGGGCACGCGCGACAGCAACAGCCTGCACCGCATCGACATCGAGACGGTGAAGAAGGAAGTCCTGGCCGCCGGCTTCGTGCTGGAGAGCCAGAGCGACATCCTGCGCAATCCCGCCGATCCGCGCACCGCCAGCGTCTTCGACGCCTCGATCCGCGGCCAGACCGACCAGTTCGTGCTGAAGTTCCGCAAGCCGAAATAGGCTTGCGCCGCCTGTAGATTCCCAACGACGCCGGCCTCGCTACGGGTCGGCGCAAGGAGCGTTTTAAATGACCCGCGTAGCCTTCATCGGCGTCGGCAACATGGGCGCTGGCATGGCGTCCAACCAGGTCAAAGCCGGCCGTCATGTCGCCGCCTTTGACCTGTCGGCGGCGGCCCTCGACAAGGCCGTGGCCCACGGTTGTTCGCCGTCTGCCTCGGTCGCGGAGGCGGTGAAGGATGCGGACATCGTCATCACCATGCTGCCGGCCGGCAAGCATGTGCGCGAGGTCTATGAAAAGGACATCTTGCTCAACGCCCCGACCACGGCCCTGCTGATCGACTGCTCGACCATCGATGTCGACAGCGCCCGCGCCGTCGGAGCCATGGCCAAGGCCGCCGGCTTCCGATTCGGCGACGCGCCGGTCAGCGGCGGCATCATGGCCGCCGAGGGCGGGACCCTGGCCTTCATGGTCGGCTGCGAGGAGGACGACTACCCGGCTTACGAAGAGGCTCTCAAACCCATGGCCCGCGCTGTCTTTCACGCGGGCGACCTGGGCTCGGGCCAGGCGGCCAAGATCTGCAACAACATGCTGCTCGGCGTCTCCATGCTCGGCGTCTGCGAGAGCTTTGCCCTGGCCGAGAAGCTCGGCCTCGATCCGACGAAGTTCTTCGACATCGCCTCGAAGTCGTCGGGCCAGTGCTGGAGTCTGACCACCTACTGCCCCTGGCCGGGCCCGGTGGAATCGGCGCCGTCCAACCGCGGCTACGAAGGCGGCTTCCTCACCGCCCTGATGCTGAAGGACCTGAAGCTTGCCCAGGACGCCGCCTCGAAAGCCGGCGCGACCACCCCGATGGGCAACCAGGCCGAGGCCCTCTACGCCATGTTCGATGGCCTGGGATTCGGCCAGAAGGACTTCTCGGCCGTCCTGCAACTGATGCGGGGAAAGCTGGACGAGCTCGTCGGATAAACCTGAGAGACGTTCTCACAGGACCCGCGACCGTCGGCGGCGTATTCTGCCTCCGTACAAATCCTTAATTGGACAGGTCTCGGTGATGAGGGATAAACCCCACGCCGACAACGAGAAGAAGAGGGGCCGGGCCTCGGGGCGAGGACCGGACATCGCCAGATGGACTATAAAGCCGCGTTTCGGACCGCCGTGGAGCAGGTTCGTTCTGAAGGTCGCTACCGGGTGTTCGCCGATCTGAAGCGACACCGTGGAGCCTTCCCGCGCGCCACCTGGACCCGTGACGACGGCAGCTCCAAGGACATCATCGTCTGGTGCTCGAACGACTACCTCGGCCAGGGCCAGAACCCGGTCGTGCTCGACGCCATGCACGCGGCCATCGACGCCAACGGTTCCGGCTCGGGCGGCACCCGCAACATCTCCGGCACCACCCACCATCACGTCGAACTGGAACGCGAACTCGCCGACCTGCACGGCAAGGACGCGGCCCTGTTGTTCACCTCCGGCTACGTGGCCAATGAGGCGACGCTGTCGATCCTCTACAAGGTGCTGCCGGGTCTGATCGTCTTCTCGGACGAACTGAACCACGCCAGCATGATCGCCGGCATCCGCAATGGCGGCGGCGCCCGGCACATCTTCCGCCACAACGACCTGGAACACCTCGAAAGCCTGCTGATCGACGCCCCGGCCGATGCGCCCAAGCTGATCGCCTTCGAGAGCGTCTATTCGATGGACGGCGACATCGCCGACCTGGCCGGCACCGTCGCCCTGGCGAAAAAGTACAACGCCATCACCTACCTCGACGAAGTTCACGCCGTCGGCCTTTACGGCCAGCGCGGCGCGGGCGTGGCCGAGCGTGACGGCGTCATGAACGACATCGACATCATCGAAGGCACGCTGGGCAAGGCGTTCGGCGTGATGGGCGGCTACATCGCCGGCGACATCGAGATGGTCGACGCCATCCGCAGCTTCGCCTCCGGCTTCATCTTCACGACCAGCCTGCCGCCGGCCCTGACCGCCGGCGCCGCCGCCTCGGTTCGCTGGCTGAAACAGCATCCCGAGGTCCGCGACATCCATCAGGAACGGGCCGAAACCCTCAAGCAGATGTTCCGCGACGCCGGCCTGCCGGTCATGCCGTCGGTCAGCCACATCGTTCCGGTGATGGTTGGCGACCCCGTGCACTGCAAGATGGTCTCGGACATGCTGCTGGAAGACCACGGCATCTACGTCCAGCCGATCAACTACCCGACGGTGCCGCGCGGCACCGAGCGCCTGCGCTTCACGCCCACGCCGTTCCACACCGACGAAATGATGCGCGACCTCGTCAGGGCTATGGAAAAACTCTGGGCGCACTGCAATATTGCGCGCCTTGGCGGCGTGGCCGCCTAAGGGAGCTACTTCCGCCGCACACCTTTTCCGAGCCCGATCTTCTTGGCGAAATCAGAGCGTCGCTCGGCGTAGGCCGGCGCGACCATCGGGTATTCCGGCGGCAGACCCCACTTGCGGCGATAGTCTTCCGGCGACAGATCGTAGCGCGCCCGCAGGTAGCGCTTCAGCATGGTCAGCCGTTTGCCGTCCTCAAGACAGACGATGTAGTCGTGCTGCACCGACCGGCCGATCGGCACCGCCGGCTTCTGCTTGGCCGCTGGCGGCGCCGGGGCGACCTCGGCGCTCTCCAGGCCTTTCAGCGTCTGATGCACGCTTCGAATCAAATCGGGCAGGGCGGTGGCGTTCACCTGGTTGCGCGTCACATAGGCGGAGACAATGTCCGAGCCCAGTTGCAGCAACTCCGTGTCCGACGATCCCAGCGGGCGGGTGGAGTCGGCCATGGCTTCAAAACCTTTCAAACTCAACGACTAACGGAACTTGCCGCCCCTTTTCGAGCGGCTTGGCAAGGCGAACGTCTCGCCGCCCCGCCGGTTCCGATTGATCCCCCCGCTTCCAACCCTTAACAGGGCGCGACCCCGCGCCCGTTGCCGCCGGAGAGACCCATGACCGCCCACACCAAAGTTGCTCCCGCCTTCTTCGGCGCCGATCTGGCCCAAGCCGATCCGGACATCGCCAAAGCCATCGATTTCGAGCTGACCCGGCAACGGGACCAGATCGAGCTGATCGCCTCCGAGAACATCGTCTCCAGGGCCGTGCTGCAGGCCCAGGGTTCGATCCTGACCAACAAGTACGCCGAGGGGTATCCGGGCAAGCGCTACTACGGCGGCTGCGAATACGTCGACGTCATCGAGCAGATCGCCATCGACCGCGCCAAAGAGCTGTTCGGCGCCGCCTACGCCAACGTCCAGCCGCACTCGGGCAGCCAAGCCAACCAGGCGGTGTTCATGGCCCTGCTCAAGCCGGGTGACACCTTCATGGGCATGGACCTGGCGGCCGGCGGCCACCTGACCCACGGCAGCCCGGCCAACCAGTCCGGCAAATGGTTCAAGCCGGTCAGCTACTCTGTGCGTCAGCAGGACCAGCTGATCGATTATGATCAGGTCGCCGAAGTCGCCGCCGCCGAGAAGCCCAAGCTGATTATCGCCGGCGGCAGCGCCTATAGCCGCGTCATCGATTTCGCCCGCTTCCGCGAGATCGCCGACAGCATCGGCGCCTACCTGATGGTCGACATGGCCCACTTTGCGGGTCTCGTCGCCGGCGGCCACTATCCCAGCCCGGTGCCGCACGCCCATGTGGTCACCACCACCACCCACAAGACCCTGCGCGGCCCGCGCGGCGGCCTGATCCTCAGCAACGATGTGGATCTGGGCAAGAAGTTCAACAGCGCCATCTTCCCCGGCATCCAGGGCGGCCCGCTGGAGCATGTCATCGCCGCCAAGGCGGTGGCGTTCGGCGAGGCGCTGCAGCCGTCCTTCAAGGACTACGGCGCCCAGATCATCGCCAATGCCGTCGCCCTGTCCGACGGCCTGCAGTCGGCGGGCCTGAACATCGTTTCGGGCGGCACCGACAGCCACGTCATGCTGGTCGACCTGCGGCCCAAGAACGTCACCGGCGCCCTGGCGGAGAAGGCGCTGGAACGCGCCCACATCACCACCAACAAGAACGGCATTCCCTTCGACCCGCTGCCGCCGACCAAGACCTCGGGCATCCGCGTCGGCACCCCGGCCGGCACCACCCGCGGGTTCGGCGAGGGAGAATTCCGTCAGATCGGCAAGTGGATCGGTGAAGTTCTTGACGGCCTGTCGGGCAATGAAGCCGGCGATCCGGCCGTCGAGGCCCGGGTTCGCGAAGAGGTCATCGCATTGACGAAACGCTTCCCGATCTACAACTAGTAGGTCGAAGCCCACCGGAGGGGCCAAATCATGCGTTGCCCGTTCTGTGGACACATGGAAAGCCAGGTCAAGGACAGCCGCCCGTCGGAAGACGGCGCGGCCATCCGCCGTCGCCGCCTCTGCCCCGAATGCGGCGGCCGCTTCACGACCTTCGAACGCGTGCAGCTGCGCGAACTGACCATCCTCAAGCGCTCCGGCCGCCGCTCGCCCTTCGACCGCGAGAAGCTGGTCCGTTCGATCGCCATCGCCACCCGCAAGCGCCCGATCGATGCCGAACGGGTCGATCGCATGGTCAACGGCATCGTCCGCCAGTTGGAGAGCATGGGCGAAACCGAACTGCCCAGCAGCGCTGTGGGCGAGATGGTCATGAAGGCGCTCAAGAGCCTCGATGACGTCGCCTACGTTCGCTACGCCTCGGTCTACCGGGACTTCCGGCACACCGACGACTTCGCGAAGTTCCTCTCCGACGAGGGGCTGAACGAGGAAGCCGAGGACTAGGCCCCACTCCCAAATTCCGATCATCCCGACGAAAGTCGGGAACCAGTGTCCACCGGCGGAGCCGAGGCAGGCTCAAATCAGAGCCGAACCCTTCAGCAGTTTGCTAGCTGGGTCCCGACTTTCGTCGGGATGATCGGAGGGGTAGAGGAAGCGGATGCGCGTCACCCTGAAACTGGCCACCTCCCTCGACGGCCGCATTGCGACCGCCTCGGGCGAGAGCCGCTGGATCACCGGTCCTGCGGCGCGCGAGGAGGTGCATCGGCTGCGCGCCATGCACCAGGCCATCCTGGTCGGGGTCGAGACCGCCATTGCCGACGATCCGGAGCTCACCGTCCGCCTGCCGGGTTTTGTCGGCCTGCAGCCGGCGCGGGTCGTGCTCGACAGCCGCCAGCGGCTGCCGTCGAATCTGAAGCTGGTCCATGAGGCCAACCGCCTCGACACCGTCGTCATTTCCACCACCGATCCAAACAAGCGTTTGACTGACGCTGGGGTCACCGTGCTCAAGGTTGGACAACAGGATGGGCGACCCCATCTTCGCGAGGCGCTGGACGCTCTGTCCGACTGGTTGCTTTGGAAGATTACTGAGCGGCTGCCGACGGCGCTGCCGGAAAACTACGAAGGCTTTACCCCGTCGCTGTTCATCGAAGGCGGCGGGCAGGTGGCGGCCAGTTTCCTCAAAAGCGGACTGGTCGACGCCATCGAATGGTTCCGGGCGCCCATCGTGCTCGGCGACGAAGGCCGGCCGGCGGTCGGCGAGTTTGTGCTGAACCGGCTGGCTGATGCGCCGCGGTTCAAACGGGTTGCGGTCCACGAGGTCGGCGACGACCTGTGGGAGCGGTACGAAAGGCTCTGATATGTTCACCGGGATCGTCACAGACGTCGGCCGGGTCCGCTCGGTCCGGCAGACCAATCGCGACCGCAGGTACGAGATCGAGACCGCGTACGACGTCGCCTCCATCGACATGGGCGCTTCGATCAGCCACGCCGGCTGCTGCCTGACCGTGGTCGAGAAGGGCGATACCTGGTTCGCCGTCGAGGTTTCGGCCGAGACCCTGGCCCACACCACGCTCGGCGGGTGGGAGGAGGGCCACCGGGTCAACCTCGAGCGCGCCGCGCGGCTCGGCGACGAGATGGGCGGCCACGTCGTCTCGGGTCACGTCGACGGCGTCGGCGAGGTGCTCTCCATCGAGCCGGAGGGCGGCTCGCACCGCTACCGCATCCGCGCGCCGCGTCCGCTGCACCGGCTGATCGCCCCCAAGGGTTCGATTTCCGTCGAGGGCGTCTCATTGACCGTCAATGAGGTCGAGGACGACGTCTTCGGCCTCAACATCATTCCCCACACCTGGGATGTGACCACCCTGGGCGAGCTGAAACCGGGCTCGAAGGTCAATCTCGAGATCGACATGCTGGCGCGATACCTCGCGCGGTGGCAGGAGACCGCCTCATGAGCCACGACACCCCCATCTCGCCGATCGAGGATATCATCGAGGACGCCCGCAACGGCCGTCCCTACATCCTCGTCGATGCCGAGGACCGCGAGAACGAGGGCGATGTCATCATCCCCGCCCAGTTCGCGACGCCCGAGCAGATCAACTTCATGGCCCGCTTCGCGCGCGGCCTGATCTGCCTCTCGATCACCAACGACCGCGCCAAGGCCCTGCGCCTGCCGCCCATGGCCGCCGACAACCGCGAGAGCATGCAGACGGCCTTCACGGTTTCAATCGAAGCTAAGGAAGGCGTCACCACCGGCATCTCGGCCCACGACCGGTCGCACACCGTCGCCGTCGCCATCGACCCGACCAAGGGCGTCGATGACATCGTCACCCCGGGCCACGTCTTCCCGCTGGTCGCCAAGGACGGCGGCGTGCTGGTCCGCGCCGGTCACACCGAAGCCGCCGTGGATATCTCCCGCCTGGCGGGCCTCAACCCTGCCGGCGTCATCTGCGAGATCATGAATGACGACGGCACCATGGCCCGCCTGCCGCAGCTGGTCGCCTTCGCCCAGCTGCATGGCCTGAAGATCGGCACCATCGCCGACCTGATCGCCTACCGCCGCCGCAACGAGCGCCAGGTGGAGCGGGCCCTGGAGCGGCCGTTCGTCTCCAATTTCGGCGGCGAATTCCGCATGATCGTCTACCGCAACAGCATCGACAGATGCGAGCATTTGGCCTTGGTGAAGGGCAAGATCGACGCCGATCACCCCACGCTGGTGCGCATGCACCAGGTCGACATGGCCGCCGACATGCTGGGCGCGCTCGGCGCCCGCACCGACTACATCCCCTCGGCGCTCAAGGCGATCGGCGGGCATGACGGCCCCGGCGTGGCGGTGTTCATCCGCGATCCCAACCCGGCCTGGCTAAGCGAGCGCTACGGCGTCGATACCGAGGCCGGCAGTCAATATCGAAACAACGCCTTGCGCGACTATGGCGTCGGGGCGCAAATCCTCCTCGATCTCGGCGTACGCGAGATGATCCTCTTGACCTCCAGCCCGTTCAAGCCGGCGGCGCTCGAGGGCTATGGACTGAAGATCGTCGGGCGCGCCCCGATCACCGGAGAGAGTGAATGATTGACGACCCCGTCCGCATCCTGATCGTCGAGGGACGCTTCTACAACGATCTGTCCGACGAGCTGCTGCGCGGGGCGACCGACGCCATCACCGCGTTCGGCGCCGAGTATGACGTCATCACCGTGCCGGGCGCGCTGGAGATCCCGGGCGTCATCGCTATCGCCGACGAGGGCGGCCGCCGCCCGGCCGGCGTGCGCTATGACGGCTATGTGGCGCTGGGCGTGGTCATCCGCGGCGAGACCTATCACTTCGAGATCGTTTCGAATGAAAGCTGCCGGGGCGTCATGGACCTGACCCTCAAGGGCCTGCCGATCGGCAACGGCATCCTGACGGTCGAGGACGAGGAACAGGCCTGGGCCCGCGCCCGCGTTTCCGAGGGCGACAAGGGCGGCGGCGCGGCCCGCGCCGCGCTCGATGTGCTGAGCCACAAGCGCCGCCTGCTGGGGGGAGCCGGCCGATGAGCGACGAACCCAAACCCGCCTCCCTGGCCGAGGCCTTCGACAAGCTCCAGAAGCTGGCCGAGGAAAAACCCGTGGCCAACCTGAGCGCCAAGCAGCGCCGGGCCCGCACCGTCTCGCGCCTGGCCGCCGTCCAGGCCCTGTACCAGATGGAAATGACCGGGGCCGGCGTCGAGGCCGTCATCCGGGAATTCAGCGACCACCGCTTCGACCGCGACATCGAGGGCGAACTGCTGGCCCAGGCCGACGAGGACTTCTTCGCCGACCTGATCCGGGGCGCGGTCGGCGAGCAGGCCGACATCGAC
The nucleotide sequence above comes from Caulobacter sp. NIBR1757. Encoded proteins:
- the mmsB gene encoding 3-hydroxyisobutyrate dehydrogenase → MTRVAFIGVGNMGAGMASNQVKAGRHVAAFDLSAAALDKAVAHGCSPSASVAEAVKDADIVITMLPAGKHVREVYEKDILLNAPTTALLIDCSTIDVDSARAVGAMAKAAGFRFGDAPVSGGIMAAEGGTLAFMVGCEEDDYPAYEEALKPMARAVFHAGDLGSGQAAKICNNMLLGVSMLGVCESFALAEKLGLDPTKFFDIASKSSGQCWSLTTYCPWPGPVESAPSNRGYEGGFLTALMLKDLKLAQDAASKAGATTPMGNQAEALYAMFDGLGFGQKDFSAVLQLMRGKLDELVG
- a CDS encoding class I SAM-dependent methyltransferase; its protein translation is MTPRVSWLALAAVLTLTACATTPPPPPPPVEAGAALPTWLDAALTDPSRPAADMARDVGRRPGETVLFAGIKPGMKVADLIPGAGYFTRIFSKAVGPRGRVYAYVPGEFAAQANRDPAVTVVTQDPAYANTRMIVDTMPRFSAPEKLDVVFTAQNYHDLHTTRMGPVDVPAFNRAVFRALKPGGLYVVIDHSAQKGSGLSAVNSFHRIDPAVVRREVEAAGFIFDGQGEFLREPKDRMNVSVVDKTIRGETDQFVYRFRKPGRARR
- a CDS encoding methyltransferase, which encodes MNKTLIAAVAGALALAMTGAVVAADYSAALNDAKRPADQKARDVARKPAELLAIAEVNPGDKVGDFIMGGGYFTRIFSAAVGSTGKVYAVQPKEFIDFQASYGTNQDTVVADYANVVPLRPSLGAVTFPEPLDVIFTAQNYHDMHLSMAPEALAGMVDKALFDALKPGGLLVIVDHYAADGSGTRDSNSLHRIDIETVKKEVLAAGFVLESQSDILRNPADPRTASVFDASIRGQTDQFVLKFRKPK
- the hemA gene encoding 5-aminolevulinate synthase, which translates into the protein MDYKAAFRTAVEQVRSEGRYRVFADLKRHRGAFPRATWTRDDGSSKDIIVWCSNDYLGQGQNPVVLDAMHAAIDANGSGSGGTRNISGTTHHHVELERELADLHGKDAALLFTSGYVANEATLSILYKVLPGLIVFSDELNHASMIAGIRNGGGARHIFRHNDLEHLESLLIDAPADAPKLIAFESVYSMDGDIADLAGTVALAKKYNAITYLDEVHAVGLYGQRGAGVAERDGVMNDIDIIEGTLGKAFGVMGGYIAGDIEMVDAIRSFASGFIFTTSLPPALTAGAAASVRWLKQHPEVRDIHQERAETLKQMFRDAGLPVMPSVSHIVPVMVGDPVHCKMVSDMLLEDHGIYVQPINYPTVPRGTERLRFTPTPFHTDEMMRDLVRAMEKLWAHCNIARLGGVAA
- a CDS encoding MucR family transcriptional regulator, which encodes MADSTRPLGSSDTELLQLGSDIVSAYVTRNQVNATALPDLIRSVHQTLKGLESAEVAPAPPAAKQKPAVPIGRSVQHDYIVCLEDGKRLTMLKRYLRARYDLSPEDYRRKWGLPPEYPMVAPAYAERRSDFAKKIGLGKGVRRK
- a CDS encoding enoyl-CoA hydratase/isomerase family protein, which gives rise to MTEEPEVLTRVEAGVGRVTLNRPKALHALTTNMCRLITEALLAWRDDDAVHCVLIDHSGERGFCAGGDIRMLAESGAGDGREAREFFHTEYRLNHLLFVYPKPVVAVMDGVTMGGGVGLSMPAAVRIATERTTFAMPETGIGLFPDVGGGWFLPRLPGKTGLWLALTGARIKGADCIRLGIATHYMPSGHVEGFKAALAEHPESIAGALAHFVRDAGPAPIEAHLEDIDRFFGRPSVEAILEDLEQDTGEWARSTLVTLGTKSPQTMKVAFRQLAHGALFDDFADNMVMEYRIGAHVVQRPDFIEGVRAVIIDKDNSPRWSPETVEAVGDDLLDEIFAPLPANEEWTPLT
- a CDS encoding isobutyryl-CoA dehydrogenase, translating into MDFSLTDDQRAIQEMAQAFARDELAPHAAGWDEESHFPVDVLRQAAALGFAGVYVQEDVGGSGLSRLDASLIFEALSYGCVPTAAYLTIHNMASWMIDRFASDELRHKYLPRLTTMELIASYCLTEPGSGSDAAAMRTSARLDGDHYVLNGSKAFISGAGVSDVYVVMARSGADGPKGVSAFVVEKGWEGLSFGANEKKMGWKSQPTAQVNFDNVRVPVENRIGGEGEGFRFAMMGLDGGRLNIASCSLGGAAFALDTAKAYMETRNQFGKPLKDFQALQFKIADMATDLQASQLMVRNAASALDNRDPHATKLCAMAKRFATDSCFDVANNALQLHGGYGYLADYPMERIVRDLRVHQILEGTNEIMRVIIGREMFRQ